A genome region from Prinia subflava isolate CZ2003 ecotype Zambia chromosome 12, Cam_Psub_1.2, whole genome shotgun sequence includes the following:
- the TSEN54 gene encoding tRNA-splicing endonuclease subunit Sen54 isoform X4 produces the protein MGFSERGKQCLLPEEALYLLECGSVQLFYRDVPLSIQEAYETLLCQEAMSLSHYQVFSHLKQLGYIVLRFDPSTVPSPYERQLNLESHCKSSGKHHRKRRRSSSPRLHEKKHKVYEDLPEAEGTSSKDGGDCGNSIPMDEKPLSVQPKESDAGCAEGESMPVPLDTGQKDSLSFSSRQAGDHRESSTGSHAPRWDFTTITFPNVASDQPCTHLPSPDTRLLPENVPGREVDAASWCTRINQKQEKLSRKERKQRERESRYKDSVNADQEVRRCSNWQEYKALLEQRRQQRVWKRPSHLWDQAVTPLLRPEEVTSPAALLQQISVLQPSHILDGASRLQEDPGALKIDFNVYQADAVSRFKKTNPGKPHVRMCVRSCSRQSKEGGNAVLPSFDEQIPSLRALKQVTYLSGDVPLVFALVDHGEITFYSLKEFKLPIDINF, from the exons ggctctgtccaGCTCTTTTACAGAGATGTGCCCCTGTCAATCCAGGAAGCCTACGAGACCCTGTTGTGCCAGGAGGCAATGAGCCTGTCACATTACCAG GTGTTCAGCCACTTGAAGCAACTGGGTTATATTGTACTGAGATTCGACCCCAG CACTGTCCCATCTCCCTACGAGAGGCAGCTGAACTTGGAAAGTCACTGCAAGAGCTCTGGGAAACACCATCgcaagaggaggaggagttcCAGCCCCCG GTTGCATGAGAAGAAACATAAAGTATATGAGGACCTTCCAGAAGCTGAAGGGACCTCCAGCAAAGATGGAGGTGACTGTGGAAACTCCATTCCCATGGATGAGAAGCCCTTGTCAGTGCAGCCAAAGGAATCAGAtgctggctgtgcagagggAGAGTCAATGCCAGTTCCTCTTGATACAGGACAAAAGGACTCTCTGAGCTTCTCCAGCAGGCAGGCTGGAGAccacagggagagcagcactggctcCCATGCACCCCGCTGGGATTTTACCACCATCACCTTTCCCAACGTGGCCTCAGACCAGCCATGCACACATCTGCCCTCCCCTGACACCAGGCTCCTGCCAGAGAACGTGCCAGGCAGGGAGGTGGATGCAGCCTCCTGGTGCACACGGATCAACCAGAAACAGGAGAAGCTGTCCCGGAAGGAGAGGAAGCAGCGGGAAAGGGAGAGCAGGTACAAGGACAGTGTCAATGCCGACCAGGAGGTGAGGCGCTGCTCCAACTGGCAGGAGTACAAAGCCCTCTTGGAgcagaggagacagcagaggGTTTGGAAACGACCGTCACACCTCTGGGACCAAGCTGTCACCCCCCTGCTGAGGCCAGAAGAAGTGACCTCACCAG ctGCGCTTCTCCAGCAGATCAGTGTGCTGCAGCCCTCCCACATCCTGGATGGAGCCTCCCG gctgcaggaggaccCAGGGGCCTTGAAGATAGATTTCAACGTGTATCAAGCAGATGCCGTGTCCAGGTTTAAGAAGACAAACCCTGGGAAGCCCCATGTCAGGATGTGTGTTCGGAG ctgtagTAGACAGAGCAAGGAAGGTGGTAATGCAGTTTTACCAAG cTTTGATGAGCAGATCCCGTCCCTGCGGGCTCTGAAGCAGGTGACGTATCTGAGTGGGGACGTCCCGCTGGTCTTTGCTCTGGTGGATCATGGAGAAATCACCTTCTACTCACTGAAGGAGTTCAAGCTGCCCATTGACATTAATTTCTGA